The Synergistaceae bacterium DNA segment CACTGAGACTCCCGCGCCTGCCGTAACTGAGTCAGCAGACGTAGCCGAGACTCCCGCGCCTGCCGTGAATGAGTCAGCGGACGTAGCCGAGACTCCCGCGCCTGCCGTAACTGAGTCAGCAGACGTAGCCGAGACTCCCGCGCCTGCCGTAACTGAGTCAGCAGACGTAACCGAGACTCCCGCGCCTGCCGTGAATGAGTCAGCAGACGTAGCCGAGACTCCCGCACCTGTCGTGAATGAGTCAGACGACAAAGCCGAGACTCCCGCAGTAACAGTAACAGAGACAGCGAACGAAAAGCCCGAATCATCACAGGACATTTCAGCGGACAAGCAGTAATACAGGAAGTGATATATACATGGCATCACCTCAGCGCAGCGACATACACAAAATATTAATCATCGGCTCCGGCCCTATAGTGATTGGGCAGGCGTGTGAGTTCGATTATTCCGGGACTCAGGCTTGCAAGGCTCTGCGTTCACTGGGATATGAAGTAGTGCTAGTGAACTCCAACCCCGCCACAATCATGACAGATCCCGAAATGGCCGACATTACCTACATTGAGCCGCTAAACCCCGAACGCCTCGAAGCCATAATAGCCCGCGAGCGTCCTGACGCATTATTGCCGAACTTGGGCGGGCAGTCCGGGCTGAACCTTTGCGCCGAACTCAGCAAGGCCGGAATCCTCGCAAAATACAATGTTGAAGTTATCGGCGTACAGGCTGACGCAATCGAACGCGGAGAAGACCGCATAGAGTTCAAGAAGACAATGAACGCGCTTAATATCGACATGGCCAAATCTCAGGTCGCGTACTCCGTTGATGAGGCACTGAATATCGCTGAGACACTCGGCTACCCTGTTGTTTTGCGCCCGGCTTACACTATGGGCGGGGCCGGGGGCGGACTCGTCTACAACCGTGAAGAATTGCGGACAGTCTGCGAAAGAGGATTACAGGCAAGCATTGTCCATCAAGTTTTGGTTGAAGAGTCGGTGCTAGGCTGGGAGGAATTAGAGTTAGAGGTTGTCCGCGACAAAGACAACAACATGATTACAGTGTGCTTCATTGAGAATGTTGACCCAATGGGAGTCCACACCGGCGACTCATTCTGCGTTGCCCCTATGCTGACGATAAGCACTGAATTACAGTCCCGGCTTCAGGAAATGGCGTACAGAATCGTGGAGCATATCGGCGTTATCGGCGGGACAAATGTACAGTTCGCGCATGACCCGAAAACAGACCGCGTTATAGTGATTGAGATTAACCCGCGCACATCCCGGTCATCGGCTCTTGCGTCAAAGGCTACGGGCTTCCCGATTGCGCTTGTGTCGGCGAAACTTGCGGCGGGACTCACTCTCGCGGATATACCCTGCGGGAAATATGGCAGTCTCGACAAGTACAAGCCGGGCGGTGATTATGTTGTCGTGAAGTTTGCGCGGTGGGCGTTCGAGAAATTCAAGGGAGTGCAGGACAAACTTGGGACTCAAATGCGGGCAGTCGGCGAAGTTATGAGCATAGGCAAGAATTTCCGGGAGGCACTGCAGAAGGCTGTCCGCTCTCTTGAGAAAGACCGCTACGGACTCGGCCATGTGAAAAATTTTGCCTCCCTCACGAAATCCGAATTACTAGGAATGCTCGAATATCCCACGAGTGAGCGATATTTTGTGATGTATGAGGCACTGAGGAAGGGCGCGACAGTTGACGAGATTCACGCGCTGACTCACGTGAAAGCATATTTCATTGAGGAAATCAAAGCTCTTGCTGACGAGGAAGAATACATACTCACATTCAGTGGGAAAAATCTTCCTGATGATGTATTGATTCAGGCAAAGAAAGACGGATTTTCTGACCGCTATTTAGCCGGACTGCTCAATCTCAGCGAACAGGCCATCAGGGAACGCCGCGAATCTCTCGGACTCATTGAGCACTGGGAAGGAGTCCACGTAAGCGGGACAGAGGACGGAGCATATTACTACTCATCATATACCCATCCGGCAACGACCCCTCCGCGACCCCTCCGCGACCCCTCCCTGCCCTCCCCTTTCGCAGGGGAGGCAGGAATCCCGGCGAGTCTCTCGTCCCCCCTGTCAAGGGTGGAATTAAAGGGGGGTGAACCTCGCGAGGAGATACAGGGGGGTAACTCCTCACGCAAAATTATGATACTCGGAGGAGGCCCGAACAGAATCGGACAGGGAATCGAGTTCGATTACTGCTGTGTTCACGCCGCGCAGAGTCTCCGCAGACTTGGCTTTGAGACGATAATCGTCAACTGCAACCCCGAAACAGTCAGCACAGATTACGACACGAGCGACAAGCTATATTTCGAGCCTCTCACGCTTGAGGATGTTCTCAGCATTTACCGCGAGGAGAAGCCCGCCGGAGTCATCGCGCAGTTCGGAGGGCAGACACCGTTAAATTTAGCCTCAGAGCTTGAGCGGAACGGAGTCAAAATTCTCGGAACATCCCCCGAAATCATAGACCTTGCCGAAGACCGGGGGCGGTTCAAATCAGTGATGGACTCGCTGAATATTCCCATGCCTGAGTCGGGAATGGCTGCAACTCTCGATGAGACGCGAGAAGTCGTAAGCAGAATCGGTTATCCCGTCATGGTGAGGCCGTCTTACGTTCTCGGCGGGCGCGGTATGGAGATCGTTTACGATGAGGAGAGCCTAGCCGCTTACGTCAACGCCGCTGTAGGTGTTACACCTGACAGGCCGATACTGATTGACCGCTTCTTGAATCACGCGCTTGAATGTGAAGCCGATGCCATCTGCGACGGGACTCACGCTTACGTCCCCGCCGTCATGGAACATATAGAGCTTGCCGGGATTCATTCGGGCGATTCGGCATGTTTTCTCCCGTCAAGACACATTTCACCCGAAGCATTAGCGACAATAAAAGACTACACGCGCAAAATCGCTGAGGCCATGCACGTTGTAGGACTCATGAATATACAGTACGCGATTGAGGCGGGAAAAGTTTTCGTGCTTGAGGCGAATCCGAGAGCGTCAAGAACTGTCCCGCTTGTGTCGAAAGTCTGCGGGATTAAGATGGTTCCGCTTGCTGTCGAGGCAATTACGCACGAATTAACCGGAAGGCCGTCCCCGCTTGAGAGTCTCAAAGAGAGAGTCATACCCTATTACGGCGTGAAGGAATCCGTTTTCCCGTTCAACATGTTTCAGGAGGTTGACCCAGTTTTAGGGCCTGAGATGAGATCTACGGGCGAGGTTCTCGGACTTGCGTCAATGCCGGGCGAGGCGTTCTTCAAGGCAGAGGAAGCCGCCGGAGGAAGCCTGCCTTTGTCGGGGACTGTGCTATTTGCCGTGAGTGATTCCGACAAGAAGGACATTGTACCCATCGCGCAGAAATTCAGCTATGCGGGGTTCAGGATTCTTGCGACTGTGGGAACGTTCGAGGCTCTGAGATATTCCGGCGTTGAGTGCGAATGCGTGGGACATGGCCGCCCTGACATATTAGACCGCGTAATCAACGGCGATGTTCAGATGATAATCAATACCCCGCGTGAGAAGGCTCTCACGGAATCGGGAAGCATTCTGAGACGGAGCGCGGTGAAAATGGGCATACCGTATGTTACGACACTTGCGGCGGCTGACGCTGCTATAGAGGGAATTATGACGGTGAAAGCCCGCGGGACTAATTCCCAGTCTCTGAAGTCCATAAAGGAATGGCATGACCTGATACATTAAGGCCGTGAAAATTTCCGTGCGCCTCCTGCATATTCGCGGGGGGCATTTTTTTTGAGGGGGGCGCGGGAAGGGATAAACTTTACTTTTGCCGTTATGGGTGCTAAACTCAGTCAGCTATTATCCAATATTATATTTACAGGGAGTGCAGAAACTTTCAATGGCAACACGAAGAGAACCCAGATTCAAATTATGCCGTCATCTTGGCGTTAATGTCTGCGGTCATCCCAAGGCGTTAAAGAGGGCTGACACAAAGAAGAACGCCTCAGCAAGCGCGGCGCGTACAGGGCAGAAGGTCTCACAGTACGGCCTTCAGCTTTTGGAGAAGCAGAAAATCAAAGCGTACTACGGAATATTAGAGCGTCAGTTCGCACGGTATTTCAATGAGGCCAGCAAGAGCGACGAAATGACCGGCGTAGCTCTCCTCAAAGCTCTTGAGTGCAGGCTTGACAATCTCGTTTACCGCACGGGGTTCGCCCGCTCGATTCGCCAGGCTCGCCAGCTTGTAACGCACGGGCATATACTCGTCAACGGCTCAAAGGTAGATATTCCGTCATACGGCGTGAAGGTCAACGATGTAATCAGCCTCAAGGAAAAGACACGCACGAATCCCCTTGTCGAGTCAAATTTCACGGGGCTTGTGTCGTTCAATGTCCCCTATCTTGAGAAGGATAAAGCACAGTTCAGCGCGAAATTAATCCGTGAGCCTATGCGCGAGGAATTACCGATTGATGTAACAGAAATACTTGCGGTCGAGTTGTATTCAAAGTAAAATACAGGCCGTAACAAAAATATAACTCTTATCGAGAGAGGCGGAGGGACCGACCCTGTGAAGCCCGGCAACCTGTTTGAATCAGGTGCCAATATCGGCAGCAAGTCAAAGCTGGATGATGAGAGAGAGGGACAAACGGAAAAATTTGCGTGTACTCTCTTGAATTATTCAGGAGGGTACATTTTTTTTGCCCATAACATAATAAGGGAGGCTATATTCATGGCAGACAGCTTCATATTCTCATCCGAGTCAGTAACAGAAGGACACCCCGACAAGGTAGCGGATCAGATTTCGGACGCAGTACTTGACGCAATACTCACGGAAGACCCCGCAGGCCGTGTAGCGTGTGAGACTCTCGTGTCGACCGGGTTCGCGGTGATTGCAGGCGAGATTACGACAAAGGCACATATTGACATCCAGAAGATTGCCCGCGAGACGATAAACGGAATCGGCTACACGAATGCGGATTACGGTTTTGACGGAAATTCTTGCGCTGTATTCGTCGCGATAGATGAGCAGTCCGGGGACATAGCGCAGGGAGTTGACGATGCTATAGAAGTCCGGGGTTCAGGCGCGGGAGAAGAAGACGTGTCGAAAATCGGCGCAGGGGATCAGGGAATGATGTTCGGTTACGCCACGAACGAGACAGAAGAATTTATGCCCATGCCCATAGCCTTGTCCCATGCGTTAGCCCGTCAGCTCGCGAAAATCCGCAAGGACGGAACATTGTCATATCTCAGGCCGGACGGAAAGACTCAAGTCTCACTCCGCTACGAAAACCGCAAGGCCGTCCACGCTGACACAATCGTAGTCTCAACACAGCATGACCCCTCCGCAAGCCTCGAAACAATCCGGGAAGATATGATTTCCCGCGTCATAAAGCCGATAATCCCCGCGAATCTCATCGACAAGGACACGCGGATATTCGTGAATCCTACGGGGCGTTTCGTGAAGGGAGGCCCCGCGGCTGACTCAGGTCTCACAGGGCGGAAGATTATCGTTGACACTTACGGCGGATGGGTTCCGCACGGGGGCGGAGCGTTCTCCGGGAAAGACCCGACAAAGGTCGACAGAAGCGGCGCATACATGACACGTTACGCGGCGAAAAATATTGTTGCGGCGGGGCTTGCTGACGAGTGCCAGATTCAGGTGGCCTACGCCATAGGAGTCGCCGAGCCTGTATCGCTGAACGTCAACACATTCGGCACGGGGAAAATTGACGAGGGAAAAATAGCGTCATTGCTCCGGGAATATTTCGATTTCCGCCCGGCTGCTATCATCCGTGATTTAGGTCTCAGGAAGCCTCAGTACAAAGCACTTGCGGCGTATGGGCATATGGGAAGAATTGATTTGCCCGTCCTGCCCGGCTGGGAGAAAACCGACAGGGCCGACGCTCTCAGGAAAGCCGCGGGAATTTAGCGCGGTGAAAATTTGTCCCCTTCTCTGTGATAGTCGGAGAGGGGATTTTTTTTGTCGTTACGCAAAAAGCATAGTGAAGAATACCACGTACACAAGCCCCGGAAGCATGTCGCCCAGTTTCAGCCG contains these protein-coding regions:
- the metK gene encoding methionine adenosyltransferase; translated protein: MADSFIFSSESVTEGHPDKVADQISDAVLDAILTEDPAGRVACETLVSTGFAVIAGEITTKAHIDIQKIARETINGIGYTNADYGFDGNSCAVFVAIDEQSGDIAQGVDDAIEVRGSGAGEEDVSKIGAGDQGMMFGYATNETEEFMPMPIALSHALARQLAKIRKDGTLSYLRPDGKTQVSLRYENRKAVHADTIVVSTQHDPSASLETIREDMISRVIKPIIPANLIDKDTRIFVNPTGRFVKGGPAADSGLTGRKIIVDTYGGWVPHGGGAFSGKDPTKVDRSGAYMTRYAAKNIVAAGLADECQIQVAYAIGVAEPVSLNVNTFGTGKIDEGKIASLLREYFDFRPAAIIRDLGLRKPQYKALAAYGHMGRIDLPVLPGWEKTDRADALRKAAGI
- the carB gene encoding carbamoyl-phosphate synthase large subunit, with translation MASPQRSDIHKILIIGSGPIVIGQACEFDYSGTQACKALRSLGYEVVLVNSNPATIMTDPEMADITYIEPLNPERLEAIIARERPDALLPNLGGQSGLNLCAELSKAGILAKYNVEVIGVQADAIERGEDRIEFKKTMNALNIDMAKSQVAYSVDEALNIAETLGYPVVLRPAYTMGGAGGGLVYNREELRTVCERGLQASIVHQVLVEESVLGWEELELEVVRDKDNNMITVCFIENVDPMGVHTGDSFCVAPMLTISTELQSRLQEMAYRIVEHIGVIGGTNVQFAHDPKTDRVIVIEINPRTSRSSALASKATGFPIALVSAKLAAGLTLADIPCGKYGSLDKYKPGGDYVVVKFARWAFEKFKGVQDKLGTQMRAVGEVMSIGKNFREALQKAVRSLEKDRYGLGHVKNFASLTKSELLGMLEYPTSERYFVMYEALRKGATVDEIHALTHVKAYFIEEIKALADEEEYILTFSGKNLPDDVLIQAKKDGFSDRYLAGLLNLSEQAIRERRESLGLIEHWEGVHVSGTEDGAYYYSSYTHPATTPPRPLRDPSLPSPFAGEAGIPASLSSPLSRVELKGGEPREEIQGGNSSRKIMILGGGPNRIGQGIEFDYCCVHAAQSLRRLGFETIIVNCNPETVSTDYDTSDKLYFEPLTLEDVLSIYREEKPAGVIAQFGGQTPLNLASELERNGVKILGTSPEIIDLAEDRGRFKSVMDSLNIPMPESGMAATLDETREVVSRIGYPVMVRPSYVLGGRGMEIVYDEESLAAYVNAAVGVTPDRPILIDRFLNHALECEADAICDGTHAYVPAVMEHIELAGIHSGDSACFLPSRHISPEALATIKDYTRKIAEAMHVVGLMNIQYAIEAGKVFVLEANPRASRTVPLVSKVCGIKMVPLAVEAITHELTGRPSPLESLKERVIPYYGVKESVFPFNMFQEVDPVLGPEMRSTGEVLGLASMPGEAFFKAEEAAGGSLPLSGTVLFAVSDSDKKDIVPIAQKFSYAGFRILATVGTFEALRYSGVECECVGHGRPDILDRVINGDVQMIINTPREKALTESGSILRRSAVKMGIPYVTTLAAADAAIEGIMTVKARGTNSQSLKSIKEWHDLIH
- the rpsD gene encoding 30S ribosomal protein S4 yields the protein MATRREPRFKLCRHLGVNVCGHPKALKRADTKKNASASAARTGQKVSQYGLQLLEKQKIKAYYGILERQFARYFNEASKSDEMTGVALLKALECRLDNLVYRTGFARSIRQARQLVTHGHILVNGSKVDIPSYGVKVNDVISLKEKTRTNPLVESNFTGLVSFNVPYLEKDKAQFSAKLIREPMREELPIDVTEILAVELYSK